Proteins encoded within one genomic window of Gallus gallus isolate bGalGal1 chromosome 1, bGalGal1.mat.broiler.GRCg7b, whole genome shotgun sequence:
- the LIPT1 gene encoding lipoyltransferase 1, mitochondrial, whose product MTATSNSSLSQLQAVHVPPFSSTSTYRPFAHRFVAKTMVLQSSFRSCLPLSCLLRTPRAGFGGTASGGLIIQSLSNDVYQNLAVEDWIHDHMNLENRQVLFLWRNSPAVVIGRHQNPWQECNLQLMRQKNIKLARRRSGGGTVYHDLGNINLTFFTTRKKYERMENLKLVVKALKALRPQLDIHVTDRYDIVLDGQYKISGTAAKLGRTTAYHHCTLLCNANKVVLSSVLKSPYKGLKSNATPSVPASVKNLFEEDPGLTCEMLLDAIAEEYATQHRIDHHITLINPTDESVLPGINDKSKELQTWEWVYGKTPKFSVSTCFNMVYKDSVLDVKVDMDVKHGRIEACDIDLPQQWLPPALCHELVKSLTGSKFCPNETTALSSILLRTCPQDYELHSKWNLLCENMTALM is encoded by the coding sequence ATGACTGCAACCAGTAACTCCTCCCTGTCACAACTGCAGGCTGTGCATGTGCCACCATTCAGCTCTACCAGCACATACAGGCCTTTTGCCCACCGTTTCGTTGCTAAGACCATGGTGCTGCAGTCCTCGTTCAGGAGCTGCCTGCCGCTGTCCTGCCTTCTCAGGACTCCCAGAGCTGGCTTTGGAGGCACAGCTAGCGGGGGGCTCATCATCCAGTCTCTGTCTAACGATGTTTACCAAAATCTAGCAGTGGAAGACTGGATCCATGACCACATGAATTTGGAGAACCGGCAGGTCCTTTTCCTGTGGAGAAATTCCCCAGCTGTGGTAATAGGAAGACACCAGAATCCCTGGCAGGAGTGCAACCTCCAGCTGATGAGGCAAAAGAACATAAAGCTAGCCCGGAGGAGGAGCGGGGGTGGGACGGTATACCATGACTTAGGCAATATCAATTTGACTTTCTTCACAACCAGAAAAAAGTATGAGCGAATGGAAAACTTGAAACTAGTTGTGAAGGCACTGAAAGCCTTGCGGCCGCAGTTAGATATCCATGTCACCGACAGGTATGACATCGTGCTAGATGGGCAGTACAAAATCTCAGGTACTGCTGCAAAGCTGGGGCGGACAACTGCTTATCACCACTGTACCTTACTCTGTAATGCCAATAAAGTTGTTTTATCTTCTGTACTGAAGAGTCCTTATAAAGGACTGAAAAGCAATGCTACGCCCAGTGTGCCTGCCTCAGTGAAAAACCTCTTTGAAGAGGATCCTGGCTTAACTTGTGAGATGCTGCTGGATGCCATCGCTGAAGAATATGCCACGCAGCACAGAATAGATCATCACATCACCTTAATAAATCCAACTGATGAGTCTGTGCTTCCTGGAATCAATGATAAATCTAAAGAACTACAAACCTGGGAATGGGTGTATGGAAAGACACCGAAGTTCAGCGTTAGCACGTGTTTCAACATGGTCTATAAAGATTCTGTTCTTGATGTTAAAGTGGACATGGATGTAAAGCATGGAAGAATCGAAGCCTGTGACATTGATCTGCCGCAGCAGTGGCTTccaccagcactgtgccatGAGCTGGTGAAGAGCCTTACAGGCAGTAAGTTTTGCCCAAACGAAACCACTGCACTGTCAAGCATATTGCTGAGAACATGTCCACAAGATTATGAGTTGCACAGCAAGTGGAATCTGTTATGTGAGAATATGACAGCGTTAATGTGA